The following proteins are co-located in the Hypanus sabinus isolate sHypSab1 chromosome 28, sHypSab1.hap1, whole genome shotgun sequence genome:
- the stard5 gene encoding stAR-related lipid transfer protein 5 isoform X3 gives MNYRTVADSVAEKLLGYSRDDSGWRVCKRTNDVCVSWRPSSEYSGNLYKGEGTIKAAPREVWECLKPVPDGLRVNWDKNVKVFELIETIDDTMSVCRTVTPSAALGIISPRDFVDVILIKQYEDGTISSNATNVEHPGCSPKPHYVRGFNHPCGCFCAPIPGFAKYANRKKNLRAVCGDMEPRKTHLTTFFQTDLDPQC, from the exons ATGAATTACAGAACGGTGGCGGACTCGGTGGCCGAGAAGCTGCTGGGTTACAGCAGGGATGACAGCGGCTGGAGGGTTTGCAAGAGGACG AATGATGTTTGTGTATCCTGGAGGCCATCATCAGAATACTCTGGAAACTT GTACAAAGGTGAAGGGACAATTAAAGCTGCACCACGTGAAGTTTGGGAATGTCTGAAACCAGTGCCTGATGGACTAAGGGTGAATTGGGACAAAAATGTGAAAGTGTTTGAGCTGATTGAGACTATTGATGAT ACCATGTCTGTGTGCAGGACTGTTACACCATCAGCAGCTTTGGGCATTATCTCCCCAAGAGACTTTGTGGATGTcattttaatcaaacaatatgaaGACGGAACGATATCCTCAAATG CTACTAATGTGGAGCACCCTGGCTGTTCTCCTAAACCTCATTATGTTAGGGGATTCAATCAtccctgtggctgtttctgtgctccCATTCCTGG ATTTGCTAAGTACGCCaataggaaaaagaatctcagggctgtatgtggtgacat GGAGCCACGAAAGACCCATTTGACTACATTCTTTCAGACTGACCTGG ATCCCCAGTGTTAG
- the stard5 gene encoding stAR-related lipid transfer protein 5 isoform X4: MNYRTVADSVAEKLLGYSRDDSGWRVCKRTNDVCVSWRPSSEYSGNLYKGEGTIKAAPREVWECLKPVPDGLRVNWDKNVKVFELIETIDDTMSVCRTVTPSAALGIISPRDFVDVILIKQYEDGTISSNATNVEHPGCSPKPHYVRGFNHPCGCFCAPIPGEPRKTHLTTFFQTDLDPQC; encoded by the exons ATGAATTACAGAACGGTGGCGGACTCGGTGGCCGAGAAGCTGCTGGGTTACAGCAGGGATGACAGCGGCTGGAGGGTTTGCAAGAGGACG AATGATGTTTGTGTATCCTGGAGGCCATCATCAGAATACTCTGGAAACTT GTACAAAGGTGAAGGGACAATTAAAGCTGCACCACGTGAAGTTTGGGAATGTCTGAAACCAGTGCCTGATGGACTAAGGGTGAATTGGGACAAAAATGTGAAAGTGTTTGAGCTGATTGAGACTATTGATGAT ACCATGTCTGTGTGCAGGACTGTTACACCATCAGCAGCTTTGGGCATTATCTCCCCAAGAGACTTTGTGGATGTcattttaatcaaacaatatgaaGACGGAACGATATCCTCAAATG CTACTAATGTGGAGCACCCTGGCTGTTCTCCTAAACCTCATTATGTTAGGGGATTCAATCAtccctgtggctgtttctgtgctccCATTCCTGG GGAGCCACGAAAGACCCATTTGACTACATTCTTTCAGACTGACCTGG ATCCCCAGTGTTAG
- the stard5 gene encoding stAR-related lipid transfer protein 5 isoform X1, which yields MNYRTVADSVAEKLLGYSRDDSGWRVCKRTNDVCVSWRPSSEYSGNLYKGEGTIKAAPREVWECLKPVPDGLRVNWDKNVKVFELIETIDDTMSVCRTVTPSAALGIISPRDFVDVILIKQYEDGTISSNATNVEHPGCSPKPHYVRGFNHPCGCFCAPIPGFAKYANRKKNLRAVCGDMEPRKTHLTTFFQTDLGGYLPQSVVDSFFPSNMAEFYSNLSKAVKTFKA from the exons ATGAATTACAGAACGGTGGCGGACTCGGTGGCCGAGAAGCTGCTGGGTTACAGCAGGGATGACAGCGGCTGGAGGGTTTGCAAGAGGACG AATGATGTTTGTGTATCCTGGAGGCCATCATCAGAATACTCTGGAAACTT GTACAAAGGTGAAGGGACAATTAAAGCTGCACCACGTGAAGTTTGGGAATGTCTGAAACCAGTGCCTGATGGACTAAGGGTGAATTGGGACAAAAATGTGAAAGTGTTTGAGCTGATTGAGACTATTGATGAT ACCATGTCTGTGTGCAGGACTGTTACACCATCAGCAGCTTTGGGCATTATCTCCCCAAGAGACTTTGTGGATGTcattttaatcaaacaatatgaaGACGGAACGATATCCTCAAATG CTACTAATGTGGAGCACCCTGGCTGTTCTCCTAAACCTCATTATGTTAGGGGATTCAATCAtccctgtggctgtttctgtgctccCATTCCTGG ATTTGCTAAGTACGCCaataggaaaaagaatctcagggctgtatgtggtgacat GGAGCCACGAAAGACCCATTTGACTACATTCTTTCAGACTGACCTGGGTGGGTATCTCCCACAGTCGGTAGTGGACTCTTTCTTTCCATCTAATATGGCTGAGTTTTACAGCAATCTGTCAAAAGCTGTGAAGACTTTTAAAGCCTGA
- the stard5 gene encoding stAR-related lipid transfer protein 5 isoform X2, whose product MNYRTVADSVAEKLLGYSRDDSGWRVCKRTNDVCVSWRPSSEYSGNLYKGEGTIKAAPREVWECLKPVPDGLRVNWDKNVKVFELIETIDDTMSVCRTVTPSAALGIISPRDFVDVILIKQYEDGTISSNATNVEHPGCSPKPHYVRGFNHPCGCFCAPIPGEPRKTHLTTFFQTDLGGYLPQSVVDSFFPSNMAEFYSNLSKAVKTFKA is encoded by the exons ATGAATTACAGAACGGTGGCGGACTCGGTGGCCGAGAAGCTGCTGGGTTACAGCAGGGATGACAGCGGCTGGAGGGTTTGCAAGAGGACG AATGATGTTTGTGTATCCTGGAGGCCATCATCAGAATACTCTGGAAACTT GTACAAAGGTGAAGGGACAATTAAAGCTGCACCACGTGAAGTTTGGGAATGTCTGAAACCAGTGCCTGATGGACTAAGGGTGAATTGGGACAAAAATGTGAAAGTGTTTGAGCTGATTGAGACTATTGATGAT ACCATGTCTGTGTGCAGGACTGTTACACCATCAGCAGCTTTGGGCATTATCTCCCCAAGAGACTTTGTGGATGTcattttaatcaaacaatatgaaGACGGAACGATATCCTCAAATG CTACTAATGTGGAGCACCCTGGCTGTTCTCCTAAACCTCATTATGTTAGGGGATTCAATCAtccctgtggctgtttctgtgctccCATTCCTGG GGAGCCACGAAAGACCCATTTGACTACATTCTTTCAGACTGACCTGGGTGGGTATCTCCCACAGTCGGTAGTGGACTCTTTCTTTCCATCTAATATGGCTGAGTTTTACAGCAATCTGTCAAAAGCTGTGAAGACTTTTAAAGCCTGA